The following proteins are encoded in a genomic region of Lachnospiraceae bacterium KM106-2:
- a CDS encoding probable glycosyl transferase: protein MLREDYISVVIPAYNCEQYLDRCLESVLNQTYQKLEIILINDGSTDQTDDICRRYAAQDARIMYIKQNNEGVAYTRRKAVQLATGQYVGFVDADDYIDADMYEQMLSYMSEAQLVTSGYTFEEEKIFDLFEPGLYGRDQREYLYENMLLFHNTGSVGISTNLWSKLFITEKLQTVVENTAEDIFVGEDVEILFKYILQCESVYISAICAYHYERNENSVMNSVNKDYLRNINSLYLSLEKEFEQSSYHAILLPKWSQWTWMMIQTTPKFMGWTIAKKKSPIRYLNPFLNLLKGKQVVLYGAGVVGKDYYRLSQKTQGMELVLWVDQKYKKLQQDGWDVQSVEQIGMVDYDYIILAIKDEKNAFKIIRQLHQIGISDSKILWKEPIRLDD from the coding sequence ATGTTAAGAGAAGATTATATTAGTGTTGTGATTCCAGCATATAATTGTGAGCAGTATTTGGATAGATGTCTAGAGAGTGTGTTAAATCAGACCTATCAGAAGTTGGAGATCATTCTTATTAATGATGGATCAACGGATCAAACGGATGATATCTGTAGAAGATATGCCGCGCAAGATGCTAGAATTATGTATATAAAACAGAATAATGAGGGAGTTGCTTATACAAGGAGAAAAGCAGTTCAGTTGGCAACTGGTCAGTATGTTGGATTCGTGGATGCAGATGATTATATAGATGCAGATATGTATGAACAAATGCTTTCTTATATGTCAGAGGCACAATTAGTAACGTCTGGCTATACGTTTGAAGAGGAAAAGATATTTGATTTATTTGAACCTGGCTTGTATGGAAGAGACCAAAGAGAGTATCTATATGAGAATATGCTACTATTCCATAATACAGGAAGTGTTGGAATTTCGACGAACCTTTGGAGTAAGTTATTTATCACAGAAAAATTACAGACAGTGGTCGAGAACACAGCAGAAGACATTTTTGTAGGAGAGGATGTAGAAATTCTATTTAAGTATATTCTACAGTGCGAATCTGTTTATATATCAGCAATCTGCGCCTACCATTATGAGCGAAATGAGAATTCAGTTATGAATTCCGTAAATAAAGATTACTTAAGAAATATCAATAGTCTCTATCTTTCCCTAGAAAAAGAATTTGAACAATCTAGCTATCATGCGATTCTTCTGCCTAAGTGGAGCCAGTGGACTTGGATGATGATTCAGACGACACCGAAATTTATGGGATGGACGATAGCTAAGAAAAAGAGCCCGATTCGTTATCTCAATCCTTTTCTCAATCTTTTAAAAGGAAAACAAGTGGTCTTATATGGAGCTGGTGTGGTCGGAAAAGATTATTACAGGCTTTCTCAAAAGACACAGGGAATGGAGCTTGTGTTGTGGGTTGACCAAAAATACAAGAAACTTCAGCAAGATGGATGGGACGTGCAGTCAGTAGAGCAAATAGGAATGGTTGACTACGATTACATCATCCTTGCAATCAAGGACGAAAAGAACGCATTTAAGATAATCAGACAGTTACATCAGATTGGAATTTCGGATTCGAAAATTTTATGGAAAGAACCGATTCGATTAGATGACTAG
- a CDS encoding putative glycosyltransferase → MSVIVPVYNVERYLKQCLDSILNQSYTDLEIILVDDGSTDQSGDICDEYAKKDSRIKVIHKLNGGLISARLAGLFSASSPYVTFVDSDDWISSSMYECLMDKMIQYDVDMVTSGCIRYQDELHQLRYFDKEIECGLYEKKDIETQIIPIMLWNSKLDGWALDPSLCMKIFKTDLLLKQYRRIEKENFYYGEDTAIIYPYILEINSMYCTRETFYYHRQKERGSVPGYLTEDGFFNKMLVLYHALYESFKKSECREILIKQLDFFYIRSVQYHSQKYQMTYGKKRTYLFPFQMVPAKSKIILYGAGDIGIQYFMQIKQLGYCNVVSWMDKKITRIKGYTVESPDQIGNKSFDYIVIAILNKQIKEEIKKKLVERGIEEEKIITCVPEGYFSY, encoded by the coding sequence TTGTCTGTTATAGTGCCTGTTTATAATGTAGAGAGATATTTAAAACAGTGTTTAGACAGTATATTGAATCAGAGTTATACTGATTTAGAAATAATTTTAGTGGATGATGGTTCTACAGATCAGAGCGGTGACATCTGCGATGAATATGCAAAAAAGGATAGTCGAATTAAGGTCATACATAAATTAAATGGTGGATTGATAAGTGCTAGACTAGCTGGGTTATTTAGTGCTAGCTCACCTTACGTGACATTTGTAGATAGTGATGACTGGATATCTTCTTCGATGTATGAATGTTTAATGGATAAGATGATCCAGTATGATGTGGATATGGTTACATCAGGCTGCATCCGATATCAAGATGAGCTGCATCAGCTAAGATATTTTGATAAAGAGATAGAATGTGGCTTATATGAAAAGAAGGATATCGAAACGCAGATTATTCCTATAATGTTATGGAATAGTAAGCTGGACGGATGGGCCTTAGATCCTTCTTTATGTATGAAGATCTTCAAAACAGATCTATTGTTGAAACAATATAGACGAATCGAAAAAGAGAATTTCTATTATGGAGAGGATACGGCAATCATTTATCCTTATATTCTTGAAATAAACAGTATGTATTGTACGCGGGAGACTTTTTACTATCATAGACAAAAAGAAAGAGGTAGTGTACCTGGATATCTGACTGAGGATGGATTTTTTAACAAGATGCTAGTGTTATATCATGCACTATACGAGAGTTTTAAAAAATCAGAGTGTCGAGAAATTCTAATCAAGCAACTTGACTTCTTTTATATAAGAAGTGTTCAATATCACAGCCAGAAATATCAGATGACATATGGGAAAAAGAGAACTTATCTTTTCCCATTTCAGATGGTTCCTGCTAAAAGTAAGATTATTTTATATGGTGCAGGTGATATCGGAATTCAATATTTCATGCAGATAAAACAACTTGGCTACTGTAATGTTGTTTCTTGGATGGATAAGAAGATTACAAGAATAAAAGGGTATACGGTAGAATCGCCAGATCAGATTGGAAATAAGTCATTTGATTATATTGTTATTGCCATTTTAAATAAGCAGATAAAAGAAGAGATTAAAAAGAAGCTCGTTGAACGTGGAATAGAAGAAGAGAAGATAATAACCTGTGTTCCAGAAGGTTATTTCAGCTATTAG
- a CDS encoding polysaccharide biosynthesis protein CpsM(V), translating into MFKKADWPQFLKEVEKCEYIICIGAGKRLQRMKETFNENGIMSKVRYIADNDCSKQGAEITINERKIQVQSVASLTSVTKSNVMIIITCLFYADILEQLETQEAFQQNDIYSLTHILGDYSDDRAMKRKIPDNLRLSGQMLIPKTIHYCWFGRNPIPDQYKIWMDSWKKYCPDYEIVEWNEDNYDMTKNQYMLQAYEQRKWGFVPDYARLDIIYNHGGVYLDTDVELINNIDDLLYQRGFAGFESDKYVALGLGFGAAAGNQLIKGMMDAYDNYSFLDKEGNMNLTPSPVIQTDYLLGHGLKQDGEYQILENELTIYPEKMLSGKSITSKRIKLTPYTRGIHHYDGSWLDAEKKNMMKQIEKEMNTK; encoded by the coding sequence ATGTTTAAAAAGGCGGATTGGCCACAGTTTTTAAAAGAAGTGGAAAAATGTGAATATATTATCTGTATTGGAGCAGGAAAAAGACTACAGCGAATGAAAGAAACATTTAATGAAAATGGAATCATGAGCAAAGTGCGATATATTGCGGATAATGATTGTAGTAAGCAGGGAGCTGAGATTACGATCAATGAAAGAAAGATCCAAGTTCAGTCAGTAGCATCACTTACATCTGTTACAAAATCCAATGTGATGATCATTATTACTTGTCTTTTCTATGCAGATATTTTAGAGCAGTTGGAAACACAAGAGGCATTCCAACAAAATGATATTTATTCTTTAACACATATTTTAGGTGATTATAGTGATGACAGGGCAATGAAAAGAAAAATTCCAGATAATCTAAGATTGAGTGGGCAGATGCTGATCCCTAAAACGATCCATTATTGCTGGTTTGGAAGAAATCCAATTCCAGACCAATATAAGATCTGGATGGATAGCTGGAAGAAGTATTGCCCAGATTATGAAATCGTTGAGTGGAATGAAGATAACTATGATATGACGAAGAATCAGTATATGTTACAAGCTTATGAGCAGAGAAAATGGGGCTTTGTTCCTGACTATGCCAGATTAGATATTATTTATAATCATGGAGGAGTCTACTTAGATACAGATGTAGAGCTGATTAATAATATTGATGATCTACTATATCAGAGAGGGTTTGCTGGCTTTGAGAGTGACAAGTATGTTGCATTAGGATTGGGATTTGGAGCCGCAGCAGGTAATCAACTGATCAAAGGAATGATGGATGCCTATGATAACTATTCTTTCTTGGATAAAGAAGGAAACATGAATTTAACACCTAGCCCGGTAATCCAAACAGATTATTTACTCGGCCATGGATTGAAACAAGATGGTGAATATCAAATATTAGAGAATGAATTAACCATATATCCGGAAAAAATGCTTAGCGGTAAGAGTATTACGTCCAAGAGAATTAAACTGACACCATATACTCGTGGAATTCATCACTATGATGGGTCATGGCTGGATGCGGAAAAGAAGAATATGATGAAGCAGATCGAGAAGGAAATGAATACGAAATAA
- a CDS encoding glycosyltransferase: MKNITNEPIDIFLPWVDDSDEVWRKEKDYYAEKLEDSRRSSNSSVRFESWDNLHYLFRGIEECMPWVRKIFFVTYGHIPSFLNINHPKIEIVNHKDYIPSEYLPTYNASTIEMNAHRIKGMSENFILFNDDCFPLQYMKPEYFFKNNQVCDEAIERIIAPTPRNNNIAQTMTHIYVNDMFVINKYFKKREVQKKHFFKWYNIKYGKMLMRTISLHHYYDFDNFSNPHMPHSMKKSTFEKVWKVEPKTLDIASRNRFRNYTDLNQYVVRYWQLCEGDFYPRRSKGKYYSVSENNYKKIADDIKHSKHNMICLNENNELDNWEDIKQEINRSFEARFPNKSSFER, encoded by the coding sequence ATGAAAAATATTACGAACGAGCCGATTGATATCTTTTTACCATGGGTAGATGACAGCGATGAAGTTTGGCGAAAAGAAAAGGACTATTATGCAGAGAAGTTAGAAGATAGCCGCCGTAGTTCAAATAGCTCTGTACGATTTGAATCATGGGATAACCTTCATTATTTATTTAGAGGGATCGAAGAATGTATGCCATGGGTACGTAAAATATTTTTTGTGACATATGGGCATATACCATCTTTTTTAAATATAAACCATCCTAAGATTGAGATTGTGAATCATAAGGATTATATTCCTTCAGAGTATTTACCTACTTATAATGCATCTACGATTGAGATGAATGCTCATAGAATTAAGGGAATGTCCGAGAATTTTATCTTATTCAATGATGATTGTTTCCCTTTGCAGTATATGAAGCCAGAGTATTTCTTTAAAAATAACCAGGTTTGTGATGAAGCGATTGAGAGAATTATTGCACCAACACCACGTAACAATAATATTGCGCAGACGATGACTCATATTTATGTAAATGATATGTTTGTGATTAATAAGTATTTCAAAAAGAGAGAAGTTCAGAAGAAGCACTTTTTTAAATGGTATAACATCAAATATGGAAAAATGCTTATGCGAACGATCTCACTTCATCATTATTATGATTTTGATAATTTTAGTAATCCACATATGCCTCATTCGATGAAGAAAAGTACATTTGAGAAAGTATGGAAGGTAGAACCAAAGACGTTGGATATTGCGAGCCGAAATAGATTTCGAAATTATACGGACTTAAATCAGTATGTGGTGCGATATTGGCAGCTTTGTGAAGGAGATTTCTACCCAAGAAGATCAAAAGGAAAGTATTACTCCGTTAGTGAGAACAACTATAAAAAGATAGCTGATGATATTAAACATAGTAAACACAATATGATCTGCTTAAATGAAAATAATGAGTTAGATAATTGGGAAGATATTAAGCAAGAGATCAATCGATCTTTTGAGGCACGTTTTCCAAATAAATCTAGTTTTGAACGATAA
- a CDS encoding methyltransferase FkbM: MHNEGVEVLKQIYNHLADEKSREIFENRVLYSITNKPEFIQNIVLEIPEGQEFFSRLKKASSETELVIFGAGFWGTSIISATKDYAWKCFIDNNPKTKIHEEIPVLSFTDFMKNYNGETIVVSSRIHYVEMYQQLIDNGISEKSIINAGELIDLLSKKQYFDLEAMTPACEGEVFVDVGAFDGKTSLEFFGWCNGNGFVYAFEPDGKNQQKLSSNLEQDQVPYEIVPKGAWSEKTTLYFEEKSNGTSCITDTVSERNVFEIPVTTLDEVFKNTDRIATFVKMDIEGSELEALKGARGLIEEHRPKLAISIYHKDEDIWELPKLILKYKSDYKFYLRHYSLTSAETVLYAI, encoded by the coding sequence TTGCATAATGAGGGAGTAGAAGTGTTGAAACAAATATATAATCATCTCGCGGATGAGAAATCCAGAGAAATTTTTGAAAATCGAGTACTTTATAGCATAACGAATAAACCAGAGTTTATCCAAAATATTGTATTAGAGATTCCGGAAGGTCAAGAATTTTTTTCTCGATTAAAAAAAGCATCTAGCGAGACAGAGCTTGTAATATTTGGAGCGGGATTCTGGGGAACTAGTATTATATCAGCAACAAAAGATTATGCTTGGAAATGCTTTATTGATAATAATCCTAAAACTAAGATACATGAAGAAATTCCTGTATTATCATTTACTGATTTTATGAAGAATTACAATGGCGAAACTATAGTGGTATCTTCGAGAATTCATTATGTAGAAATGTATCAACAGTTGATTGATAACGGAATCAGTGAAAAATCTATCATTAATGCAGGCGAATTGATAGATCTTTTATCTAAAAAGCAATACTTTGATCTGGAAGCTATGACACCAGCCTGTGAGGGCGAAGTATTTGTAGATGTGGGAGCTTTCGATGGAAAGACATCTCTTGAGTTCTTTGGATGGTGTAATGGCAATGGTTTTGTATACGCATTTGAGCCTGATGGGAAAAACCAGCAGAAGCTTAGCAGCAATTTAGAGCAAGATCAGGTCCCTTATGAAATTGTTCCCAAGGGAGCATGGAGCGAGAAAACAACCTTATATTTTGAAGAAAAATCTAATGGAACATCTTGTATTACAGATACGGTGTCTGAGAGAAATGTATTCGAGATACCAGTTACTACTTTAGATGAGGTATTCAAAAATACAGATCGAATTGCGACATTTGTGAAAATGGATATAGAGGGATCGGAACTGGAAGCCTTAAAAGGGGCAAGGGGTTTAATCGAGGAACACAGACCAAAACTCGCGATCAGTATTTATCATAAAGATGAGGATATATGGGAACTTCCTAAACTTATACTTAAGTATAAGTCGGATTATAAGTTCTATTTACGACATTATTCATTAACAAGTGCAGAAACTGTATTGTATGCAATATAA
- a CDS encoding lipopolysaccharide cholinephosphotransferase LicD1 — MIEIEQEVLKKIQAVQLEMLVEVDRICKKCTIHYNIIAGTLLGAVRHGGYIPWDDDADIAMLREEYEKFRRACQTELDKTRFYFQDHRNTKGYRWGYGKIRRKDTLFLRENQEHMPYEQGIFIDIFPLDGVPDNYYLRSLKNFECFCIRKILWSKVGKIADKNLFMRKWYQILDKIPEEKIFHYYHGMIRKANVRKTQMVRILMFPTPNKEYGYYRKWYENSGEIVFEQIVFQGIADYDSYLSFKFGDYMELPPIEQRKIHPVSKLKV; from the coding sequence ATGATAGAAATAGAACAAGAAGTATTAAAGAAAATACAGGCAGTACAGCTTGAAATGCTAGTGGAAGTGGATCGAATCTGTAAAAAATGTACGATCCACTATAATATCATAGCAGGAACGTTGTTAGGTGCGGTACGACATGGAGGCTACATACCATGGGATGATGACGCAGATATAGCCATGTTGCGAGAGGAATATGAAAAGTTTCGTAGGGCATGTCAGACAGAATTGGACAAGACAAGATTTTATTTTCAGGATCATCGTAATACGAAGGGATACCGCTGGGGCTATGGAAAGATTCGAAGAAAAGATACGCTTTTTCTTCGAGAGAATCAGGAACATATGCCTTATGAACAGGGAATATTTATCGATATCTTTCCTTTAGATGGGGTACCGGATAACTATTATTTACGAAGCCTTAAGAACTTTGAGTGTTTTTGTATTAGAAAGATATTATGGTCAAAAGTTGGAAAGATAGCAGATAAAAATTTATTCATGCGAAAGTGGTATCAAATATTAGATAAGATTCCAGAGGAAAAGATATTTCACTATTATCATGGAATGATTCGTAAGGCGAACGTACGCAAGACACAAATGGTCAGAATACTTATGTTTCCTACGCCTAATAAAGAGTATGGCTACTATAGAAAGTGGTATGAAAATAGTGGGGAAATTGTATTTGAGCAAATCGTATTCCAAGGAATTGCAGATTACGACAGTTATTTGAGCTTTAAGTTTGGTGATTATATGGAGTTGCCACCAATTGAGCAGCGAAAGATACATCCAGTTAGTAAATTAAAGGTGTAG
- a CDS encoding glycerophosphoryl diester phosphodiesterase, producing the protein MKIWAHRGCSQRYPENTLLAFEKAAELKGLTGIELDIQLTKDGHLVVIHDERIDRTTEGIGLVKDYTLAELKRLHIFTGREKSERIPTMEEVLDLLEPRLREKLKINIELKNSVCAYEGMEEKIVDLVHKRGLQDRVIYSTFYAKSLEKIKRLSPNAQLAILDTRVSDCLYKLRGGHGISALHPFWKAMDLSKDELDGYTVRAWLSGHLYPEKPTGTLLDLFALEEKGITDIILNEPEAYL; encoded by the coding sequence ATGAAGATATGGGCGCATAGAGGCTGCAGCCAGAGGTATCCAGAGAATACACTACTTGCGTTTGAGAAAGCAGCAGAGTTAAAAGGATTGACTGGAATTGAACTGGATATCCAATTAACGAAAGATGGACATCTTGTTGTGATCCATGATGAGAGAATTGATAGAACAACGGAAGGAATTGGATTGGTAAAAGACTATACTTTGGCTGAATTAAAAAGACTTCATATTTTTACTGGCAGGGAGAAAAGCGAAAGAATTCCTACTATGGAAGAAGTTCTCGATCTGTTAGAACCTCGGTTAAGAGAAAAATTAAAAATTAATATCGAACTGAAAAACAGTGTATGTGCGTATGAAGGGATGGAAGAAAAGATAGTAGATCTAGTACATAAAAGAGGATTACAAGATCGAGTCATTTATTCCACCTTTTATGCAAAGTCATTGGAAAAAATAAAAAGATTATCGCCAAATGCCCAACTTGCGATTTTAGATACAAGGGTATCAGATTGTCTATATAAATTAAGAGGTGGTCATGGCATATCTGCATTACATCCTTTCTGGAAGGCAATGGATCTATCAAAGGATGAGTTAGATGGATATACAGTGAGAGCTTGGCTTTCTGGACATCTGTATCCAGAGAAACCAACAGGTACATTATTAGATCTATTTGCTTTAGAAGAAAAGGGTATCACGGATATCATACTAAATGAACCAGAAGCCTATTTATAG
- a CDS encoding glycerol-3-phosphate cytidylyltransferase: MKKVITYGTFDLFHEGHYRLLQRAKNLGDYLIVGVTTESYDEARGKLNVVDSLVTRIENVRKTGFADEIIIEEAPGQKVSDVKKHQVDIFTVGSDWAGTFDYMSDYCEVIYLERTKNISSTILREQNRQIQKVGIIGTGRIANRFMPEVKLVSGISVHGVYNPNKESAIKFANKWEIDPYEDVNEFFNAVDAVYIATPHATHYGYVKKALQKGKHVLCEKPMALKREQVEELYQYANENDLILFEGIKTAYCPGFDKLLSIACSGTIGRISYIDACFTKLESPSTRELTDEIYGGSFIELGSYCLLPIIKLFGDQYEDIQFDSIRESNNLDIFTKASLKYANRIATVTCGLGVKSEGRLLIGGTKGYIVAEAPWWKTSYFEVHYEDPSEVEKYSERFLGDGLRYEIRDFLNMINGCNKSKFKLTRSDSIVLADIMEQFMIAEKRKYEDMGA, encoded by the coding sequence ATGAAAAAAGTGATTACTTATGGTACTTTTGATCTATTTCATGAGGGACACTATCGTTTGCTTCAAAGGGCAAAAAATCTTGGAGATTATTTAATCGTAGGGGTTACAACAGAAAGTTATGATGAAGCAAGAGGAAAATTGAATGTTGTAGACTCTTTGGTAACTCGGATAGAGAATGTTAGAAAAACAGGGTTTGCAGATGAAATTATTATCGAAGAAGCCCCAGGACAAAAAGTAAGTGATGTAAAAAAACATCAGGTTGATATCTTTACGGTGGGATCCGATTGGGCAGGTACTTTCGATTATATGTCTGATTATTGTGAAGTAATATATTTGGAAAGAACAAAGAATATCTCTAGTACGATATTACGTGAGCAGAATAGACAGATACAGAAGGTAGGGATCATAGGTACTGGAAGAATTGCGAATCGCTTTATGCCAGAAGTGAAGCTGGTTAGTGGAATTAGTGTTCATGGAGTCTATAATCCCAACAAGGAAAGTGCAATTAAGTTCGCAAATAAATGGGAAATTGATCCCTATGAGGATGTAAATGAGTTTTTTAATGCCGTGGATGCAGTATATATTGCGACTCCTCATGCAACGCATTATGGATATGTAAAGAAAGCATTACAAAAGGGAAAGCATGTGCTTTGTGAGAAGCCGATGGCATTAAAGAGAGAACAGGTAGAGGAGCTTTATCAATATGCCAATGAGAATGATCTTATTCTGTTTGAAGGAATAAAAACGGCATACTGTCCAGGCTTTGACAAGTTATTAAGTATTGCTTGTAGTGGAACGATTGGAAGAATAAGCTACATTGATGCATGTTTCACCAAATTGGAGTCTCCGAGTACGAGAGAACTTACGGACGAAATTTATGGTGGGAGCTTTATAGAGCTTGGAAGCTATTGCTTATTACCGATTATAAAATTATTTGGAGATCAATATGAGGATATACAGTTTGATTCAATTAGAGAATCAAATAATCTAGATATTTTCACAAAAGCATCGTTAAAATATGCAAATCGTATCGCAACAGTAACTTGCGGATTAGGTGTGAAGTCAGAGGGCAGACTACTGATCGGTGGTACAAAGGGATATATCGTCGCTGAGGCACCATGGTGGAAGACTTCTTATTTTGAAGTTCATTACGAGGATCCATCGGAAGTAGAGAAATATTCTGAGAGATTTTTAGGGGATGGTCTACGATATGAAATCAGAGATTTTCTAAATATGATCAACGGTTGCAATAAGAGTAAATTTAAGCTTACCCGTAGTGATTCTATCGTATTAGCGGACATTATGGAGCAGTTTATGATAGCGGAGAAAAGAAAATATGAAGATATGGGCGCATAG